In Sinobacterium caligoides, the sequence GCGATCGCGGTGCTTACATGCACGTCGGCGCCCTCATCGGTACCGTCATGGCCGGCAACGTTTTCAACGGCATCATGCCTGCACAGCGCGCACTTGTTGATGCGGTCACCAAGGGCACCGCCCCGAATGCCAGCCACGGTCTCAACGCCAAGCTGCGCTCGACCCACAACAACTACGCGACACTACCGCTGTTGTTCATCATGATCAGCAACCACTACCCGATGACTTACGGCCACCAGTACGGCTGGGCAATACTCGCCGCCATCTGTGCGATCACCGCCTATGCTCGTCACTACTTTAACCTTAAGCACCAGGGCATCTCTAAGCCGAGCATTCTAGTGATCTCCGGCGCCCTGTTTATCGCGCTGCTGATTGCGATTGCTCCGCCTCGTCCTGCACCCGTCGCCAAAGACGCCAACCAGGTGAGCTTCAGCCAGGTGAATACCATCATCGCCGATCGCTGTACCGCCTGTCACTCTGACCATACCACCCTGTTCCCCACCGCTCAGGGCGGCGTCAAACTCGACACACCAGACCTGATCAAGAAGTGGGCACCGCGTATTCAGGCTCGCGCCATCAACAGCCATGACATGCCTCTCGGCAACATGACCAAGATGACCGATGAAGAACGCGCTACTGTCGGCCTGTGGATCCAGCAAGGTGCCAAGCTCGACTAATAACGGTTAGAAAACCTCGGCGTAGCCACCTGCTTCTGCGCTGAGTGTTACCCCATTAGGTCTCGTGGCCTTTCCCCTACACTTATGCAGGTGTAGCGTCCTCTGTTCTTCACGGCACACGACGCGTTTTTTGCGGGCTCTTCGGAGCCCGTTTTTTGTGTCTGAAATTAATGCCTAGTGCTGCGGCCGAGGCGATACT encodes:
- a CDS encoding urate hydroxylase PuuD; protein product: MDAYIIDCLNLIVRWLHVITGVAWIGASFYFVWLDNNLEKPPEWKQKKGIGGDLWAIHGGGFYEVAKYKLAPEKMPETLHWFKWEAYSTWITGMLLLSIMFYLGADTYLIDRSKADIGQGTAILIGLSSLIGSFLLYEILCRTKLKEYGLAFGLICLAYITAMAYGLSQVFSDRGAYMHVGALIGTVMAGNVFNGIMPAQRALVDAVTKGTAPNASHGLNAKLRSTHNNYATLPLLFIMISNHYPMTYGHQYGWAILAAICAITAYARHYFNLKHQGISKPSILVISGALFIALLIAIAPPRPAPVAKDANQVSFSQVNTIIADRCTACHSDHTTLFPTAQGGVKLDTPDLIKKWAPRIQARAINSHDMPLGNMTKMTDEERATVGLWIQQGAKLD